The following is a genomic window from Coturnix japonica isolate 7356 chromosome 26, Coturnix japonica 2.1, whole genome shotgun sequence.
TGCTCTATAAGGGAGGTGTGAGAGCTgccatcctgctgtgctggagccctGCTGTGAAGGCTCAGCTGATAACAGTGGGCTGATGTGGTGCAAGTGTGACTTGAATGTGGATCAGTGTGAGGCCGAGCTGTCAGGGATGGATGCTGTTTCCTTCCAGATTCATGTGTGCTAACAGCAGCCACGGTGGATGGTGGAAGCTGAGCAAATAGCCCCTATCTGGGCAGAgatcttcctctttccttctggGAACCAGCGGGCATTTGCCTTAAATAGAAGACAGGAGttagcagagctgctcttgcGGCTCTCTGCTTTGACGTCACCGCGTTGTGTTGCTTTTGGCCCATGCTGCACAGTGCCCCCCTTGTCTGCGTGTTTGCTGTGATAACAAATCCGTGCTCATGATTTCTGTGCCTCTTGGATACACGATGGGTTGaagggctctgggcagccctgtgtctcagcagagcagtgctgctatCAGCCGaggtgctgcactgcagtgctctcaTAGCCAGGAGCTCCTACACTGAGctttgagctgcagcagctcacctgtttgtttctttctttctttgtttccatgcaTAAAAGCGTTTCTTGACCTCacagtggttttcttttagCAGCAGTGTGCAGGTAGATAGCCATGCTCCAGATAAACCTTTGTCAGGCTCAGTGTAAATGAACTGGAAGAGCTGATGTGAGTAGGTGTTTGGAGTCCAGTCAAGCAAACTGGATTGTTGCTAAGGAAATGGGAGGCAGGGAACAAAACAAGCGTGCCCTTGTGAATCAGCAGCTGATGGCTGAACCTTGGCTTGTTCTGCTCAAATGGCTCCAAAGAGAATCAGAGCCCGCTGGGGTCCTGAGGGGGGGCTCTGTGTTGCTCCCAGGCTGTGTGCTCGGTTTGAAGTGCAAACCAGGCCCTTCCATGAGCCCCCCCCACCTCCCGTGTcagggcagagctctgtgtggcctctcagtgtgtgctgtgcctCTGCAGGATGTTCGATGTGGGTGGGCAGCGGTCGGAGCGGAAGAAGTGGATCCACTGCTTCGAGGGGGTCACGGCCATCATTTTCTGTGTGGCCCTGAGTGACTATGACCTCGTCTTGGCCGAGGATGAAGAAATGGTACAATatagggggggggtcccagggTCTGTCCAATGGCCCTAGAGCTGGAAACAGGGCTCAGGCTGtgccctgcttgctgctgtaatgtgctccttgtcctgtctgccccccacccctcctccccGAATACCTCTGCACTGATGCATCACCCTCTTTTATTCTGCCTTTCAGAACCGGATGCACGAGAGCATGAAACTGTTTGACAGCATCTGCAACAACAAGTGGTTCACAGACACGTCCATCATCCTCTTCCTCAACAAGAAGGACCTATTTGAGGAGAAGATCAAGAAGTCCCCCCTGACCATCTGCTTCCCCGAGTACACAGGTGGGGGGCACACATAGCTGGGGTGGGCTCTCCTGTCTCCAGGCTCAGGGCTGGAGTCCAGGGCTGTGTCCTGTGGCCGTGGCTCTGTCTATAGGGTTTGTGCTGGGCAGCCCAGCCTGTGTCTGTACTCATGGGGCTGTGGTGCTGCCCAgcccacccatgggtgctgatCCCTTCTGGGGTGGCACCTCGCAGAGCTGAGGTTTGCAGGGCTGGAGGGTTACCAGTGGATTTGGTTTGGAGCTGGATAAGGCAGATGGCTGCGAGCAGCTTAAAAGATCTGTGTGCCAAACCCTCTGTGCTGTGAACTGCTGGCTGAAGTGAGGGACCTGATCTCTGCCAGGCTCCAACACGTACGAGGAGGCGGCTGCCTACATCCAGTGTCAGTTTGAGGACCTGAACAGGAGGAAAGACACCAAGGAGATCTACACGCACTTCACCTGCGCCACCGACACCAAGAACGTGCAGTTCGTGTTCGACGCCGTCACGGACGTCATCATTAAGAACAACCTGAAGGAGTGCGGGCTGTACTGAAGGTAAAGCAGAGCGGTGCGGGGCAGGGCCGGGCCgtgctgctccctctgctcactgctctccctgcagtTCTTACAGAGCTCCCTTGGCACAAGCAGACTTTGCTGCCTCGTGGGGACAGCGGCGCGAGCGGGACCAGGGGGCTGAAAGCAGCATGCAGAATCGTCGCGTTCTTTAGCACAACCTTCTGTATTAGGGACCTTTGGGATGGATGAGGGGGCGTTGAGGGTTGGGGTCAGGGCACTACAGCCCCCGTGGGACCTTCTGCGTCGCCCTGACGTCGTGTGGATGGCGTGAGCCGATGGTGTACAGCTGGTGTGGAGTCGAGGTGCTGGGTTCCAGGCCTTCCATATGtagctttctctctttcttcagtTACCAACCCACCACTAGTCTGTTTTTAAAGGTGTTTcattggttgtttttgttttatttttccccccattgaGATAACTATAACTTTACTaaactgtcttttctttcttcgcaaaaaaaaaaaaaaggttcttgttttaaaaataaaaccaacagaaacTCACTGATCTATGCACACACGTGAGCAGGTCGTGCCCGAAGCTTTTCCTCGTAGCAGGAACTCTGCTTTTTAACACTCGCTGTGGTCAGAGCTCCGTATCTCTATGTCTTACAGGCCAGTTGTGCTGTGGGTTTGACCCAGCTCTATGTGGCTTTGGCCACGTCTCGGTGGCACACGGTGAGGGCAGGAGCGGCACTGAAGGCTGCGTGTTGTGACACAGCAGCTTGGTGAAGGGCACACCGTGTTGTGCATCTCCCACAGCCTTTCTGTGCAGGGTCTGTATGGACAGCATGCCTTTACTCTGTATATGTGGTGCCAAATCCCACCCCTTCCCTTTGCCATCCTGTAGTACCGTCCTTACCCCATCAGCCCCATTCCTTTGCTGACCCATCAGCTCGGGGGGGGGCTCTCATTGTGTACAGTTCTGATCTGTTGTAGCTGTTGGCAGTATTAAAATGGTGAGTGAACAGTTGGGTCCTTTCCCTCCTTTGTGCCTCTCTctgggtgtgggggggggggctgtgggttGTTGGTGTGTCTCAAAGCCCCACTGCAATGTGGGGTCCCACCAGCTGTGCCTGAATCCTTCAGCACAGGACAAACCAGACATCCATTCATGCACATCTCTttattgtttggtttggttCGGTCGTTTCTTCTCCCTAAGTGAAGCTGCTTTGGTGGCTGCAGTGAAGATGAGAGCGTACAGGGCTTGTCTACGGCACCACGGGTTTATTTACAACCGGTAAAGAGCACATCCAGCTCTAAGTAGCAGAACTGCCAGCCGCCCTCGGTGCCCGTTTCCtcttcccctgctctgtgcaatgTGTGGGTGCTGCCCGAGaggaagctgtgctgtggggcaggcaggGCGGCTGGGGCCCCTCCTAGTGTGGGCTCAGATGTGGGGGGGGGCAGCTCATAGAAAAAAGTGGGGGGTTGGGGAGCTCTGTGTGTCGTCCTCTTGGCTCTGCGCAGCAGAactgggatgtggggctgcagtcGGCTCTTCTGACAGGGGGGAGATAAGAGGGGGAACATCCATCCCCGTTGCTGCCAGCTCTTGGGGTCTGGGctcacagcccccccccccacaccccctaCCTGCTCAGAAAAGCCCACAGTCCTTGAGGTTCTCCTTGATGATGATATCTGTGACGGCGTCAAAGACGAACTTGACGTTCTGGGTGTCTGTGGCGCAGGTCATGTGACAGTAGATCTCCTTCACGTCCTTCCTCATGTTCAGATCCAGGAACTGGGTCTTGATGTAATTCCCCGCGTCTTCAAACGTGTTGGGACCTGGgggggcagcagtggggtttCCCTGGTGCCGTTCCATGctggtgctatggggtccttcccccatctccccccatcaCTCACCATCATATTCAGGGAAGCAGATGCTGAGGTGCGCCTTCTTGATCTTCTCCTCGAAGAGATCCTTCTTGTTGAGGAAGAGGATGATGGACGTGGCGGCGAAGAACTTGTGGTTGCATATACTGTTGAAGAGGTGCAGGGATTCGTGCATGCGGTTCTGTGAGCAAAAAGAGGGGCAGAATGTGGGGCTGAGTGtggggtggatctatggggctgagtgtggggctggggggtggcAGCCCCTCATCCCATGTCCCCACCATGAATCCCCCCCACTCACCACCTCGTCGTCCTCCACCAGCACCATGTCGTAGGCACTGAGTGCCCCGCAGAAGATGATGCACGTCACCCCCTCAAAGCAGTGGATCCACTTCTTGCGCTCTGATCTCTGCCCCCCGACATCAAACATCCTAaagggacacacacacacagggatgGGTGCTGACACCTCTGCCCCCAGCACCACCCCTGGGTGCTGACACCTCCCCCCCCTGGGCCCATCTGTGTCACCATAGGGACGTTGCCCCCCCACAAAagggctgccccccccccctacCTGAAGTTGAGGTCCTTAACAGAGAACTGGGTTTCGATGATGCCGGTGGTTTTCACTCTGGAGCGCAGCACGTCCTGCTCGTTGGGCAGGTACCCGGGGGCTGTGATACGGTCCAGCTGGTTCAGGTAACTGCAGGGACAGCCGTGTGCTGCAGGGGGTTACACCGCGGGgctatgggggggttatgggggggctTGGGGCATTGCTCACTATGCAGCTGAATCATTGAGCTGATACTCCGCAGCCCTATCGAAGCAGGCCTGCACGCCGCCGTCCTTCCACAGCTTCTTGATGCAGTCCACCAGCTCCGGAGGCATCGTGCCCTCCTCGATGGAGTCCGCCAGGTTGAAGAGCTGCCGCCCATCATCCTGCATTGACCCACAGCCCCTCCATTatcacagctcagccccaacACCACCGAcccccccatggacccccacCCACCGCCCGGCTGGACTCGGCGTAGTCGATGCCCAGCGTGGACATGGCGCGGATGATGGCCAGGATGGACTGCAGGATGTTCCCATAGATGACAGCTTTGAACTCCATGCACTCCTCGGGTGTGTATCCATCCTGGTGGATGATCCTGGGGGGGGATGTTGGTATGAGCCCCCACCTCCCCAGTACCACCCCGTTCTGCTCTAGGGGCACCAGggagaccccaaccccacagcccctctgcaATGAGGGCTATAAGGGTGCAGCCCCACTCACTTCATCTGCTTCACGATGGTGCTCTTCCCCGACTCTCCAGCCCCTGTGGAAAGAGGGGGGACACCTCAGCCACGAGGAACCCCCATATATGGGGATTCCCATAGGGCTGGGTACCCGCCACGGCAGcgtggggctgtgtgctgtaaGCAGCTTAGGGCAGCACAGGAAGCTGCTTAGAATTAGGGCGCTAATCGCCTTCAccctgtgccccccaccccccagctctgccaccaCTGCCACTCTGTCACCCCatggtgctgtggggctgggcccCTCCTGTGCCCATCGCGGGGCTCTGGGGATGCTGTGctccccccatcctccccaaTTCTCCATCCCCTGTCCCCATGTCGTCCCTTTGGTCCCCAGCACCATCTGTGGGCGCAGGGCTGGGGGACATGGAGCTCactgggaggggatgggggtgggatgggacgTGTGTGAGaatggaggtggggatggggatggtgtgAGGATGAGGATGGTGTGAGagtgggatggagatggggatgggatacGGATGTGGATGGGGAtgtggatggagatggggatggggatggtgtgAGGGtgggatgtggatgtggatgtggatgtggatgttgatgtggatgtggatgtggatgtggatgtggatgggATAGGAGCTGTGTGTCCCCCCCATGGACCCCCGGACCCCCTTCTCCCCATGCACACCTCCCACTCCCCATTACTCCTGCCCCATGCCCATCCCATTCTGCTGCCTCCATCCGCACCATCACTGCTCTCCCATTGCCACTCATGgtgctgctcccatcccctccctgtTCCCAGCCATACAGCCATGGGGACAACTCACACCCCCACATAGTCCCCCCCCCTTTACCCTACCgagcagcagcagtttcacTGTCTTTGCCTCTTTATCCGcatcctcctgcagcttcttctCCAGCTCCTTGGATCTCTTGGCCATCTCCTTGTCCTCGGCGCTCGCCCCGCTCCccatctcctcttcctcctcttccaagGCTTCCAGCACCTCCAGGTCCCCGCGCTCTTCCAGGTCTCCTCGGGGTGGGTGCACACACCCCTGTGGGGTGGGCAGAGAAAAGCTtttgggtttgggggggggggggaaacctGCACAGGCCGCACTGGAGCGCTGGGCTGGTTGCTTGCGGGCCGGCTGCCCCCCGCACTGTCCCTTAATTCCCCATGGATAAACCCGATTTCTGGGGCCCGGAGGGATTTGGGGGGGCTTTTTTTATCACTCCCCACGTGACCCATGGAAATCCAATTAGCCCAAGATGGCAAAGAttaggggctggggggggggagcaaGGTGGGGAGGTGGGCACGGGGTGTTATGTAAGGATGGGGACCTGACACCCCTATGGGAGATGGGGGCAGCCCCAGGGATGTGGGGTGCCAGCACTGTGGGCtgtggggtttctatagggATGGGCCCGGCCCCACTCGTGTCTGCCCCCCCCNNNNNNNNNNNNNNNNNNNNNNNNNNNNNNNNNNNNNNNNNNNNNNNNNNNNNNNNNNNNNNNNNNNNNNNNNNNNNNNNNNNNNNNNNNNNNNNNNNNNNNNNNNNNNNNNNNNNNNNNNNNNNNNNNNNNNNNNNNNNNNNNNNNNNNNNNNNNNNNNNNNNNNNNNNNNNNNNNNNNNNNNNNNNNNNNNNNNNNNNNNNNNNNNNNNNNNNNNNNNNNNNNNNNNNNNNNNNNNNNNNNNNNNNNNNNNNNNNNNTCCAaatcccccccccatccccaggctGTCCCCCCTCCTGCTGTACAGCCAAAGCTTCGTCCATCCCCCGCTGTCCCCGCGGACCCGACTCCTCTAATGAACGCGGCGCTAATGAAGGGGGGGCTCCAATTAAAATGCCATCTCCAAAGGTTGGGACTGAGCCCGGACGGAACGCGGCGCTCACAGCggggtccccccccccatccccccgTCCCCTCTCtgcccactgaccccataagggtCATAAGGGGGAACAGCGCCGGGTTGGGGGCACGCGACCCCCGCTGTGCCCGTGCTGTCCGGTGGCACAGGTAGGAGGGGGACATAgaggggggggggcgtggggcCACGACAGGCGGTGACACCCCCAGAGCAATGCCCCCGGCTGCTGGGGgtgggtgccctatggggtaCGGAGGGGTCTGTGCAGGCATTGATGctgtgtttgggggggggggggctgataTCTCAACCTCTGAGGgctcccatccccacagcagggTCTGGGGGTGatgttggggttggggtccttCCCGTACTCCTGTCCAGAGGGTGGGATATCATGGGGGGGGATGTGGTTTACCCTCCTGGGGGGCTTCACAGCCCGTCTATGGGGTCGTGCGCGTGGGGGGCGCGCAGCGCTGCTCCCGTTTGGGGGTGATGCCCCGTTTGGAGGGTCCTCGTGGGGGGGTTGATTGCTGGGTTGGGGGGCAGCACTCTCTATATGGGGGCACAGCGCTCACACGGCTCGATGGGGGGGGCAGCCCCGCTCTCCCATCCTCCCTGTGTTCTCGCCCCGCCCCTCGGTGCCGGCAGCCTtcatccctcctcctcctcctccccccgccccatCCTCTTCCTCGGCCTCTTCCGGGCTCTCCCTCCGCCGGGGACTTTGCTCGGGCTCCGCTCCCGGCATCAATCATCAACCCGGGGGGGTGGGACCGCCGCCATTCCCGGCCCCCCCCGCACCGCCCCGTAGCGCTATGGCCGCCCCGGCCCGCTTCCCCTTCAAGAAGCGGGGCAGCCTGCAAGCGGCCGGCCCTGCAGGTGAAGATCCCCACCCAAATAGCCCCGTATCGCTGTGCccgcgggggggggggggggggatgtaaCATTGGGGGGGTGGGTTCGCGGATGCGCCCATCACCGTCGGGTTGCGATGGGTTGGGGGGGCGGAGCGGCGGTGCGTCCGTTCCATCCTAACAGCCCCCCCCATAGAAGATGAATGGCAGTGaggggggggtgttgggggggggtgttgggggggggctCTGCGGCGCTGCTGTGGCGCAGCGCTGTGTGCgctgtgggaggaggaggaggaggaggaggaaggctgcgctgcgctgcgctggcacagatgtggggctgtggatgGGGCCGGGGGGCTCCCCATGGCAGCTGGGGGGAGCTGTGACATGGGCACCTGTAGCAGTGCTGTGGGGGGGTCCCACTGCTTTAACCCCCTATAATGGTGTGCACGGAGCTGGGGGCAGACGGCCCTGATTCCATGTGCCCCccatgctgtggctgtgggtcccggggggctgtgtggggctgcagacccccctcctgccccccccaTATGGGTTCACACAGTGTCTGTGCCCGCAGAGCTGCGGGGGGGCTCCAGGCCTTTACAGTCGGCTCGTTCCCTGCCCGGCACCCCACACTGCCTCAAACACTTCCCCGTGGATCTGCGAACCTCCATGGACGGCAAGTACAAGGAGATCGCCGAGGTGAGTCAGCCCCACACCGAGATGGGGGGCAGCAGATATGGGGGGGACCCTCCCCGTGCCCCATTGCCGGCTATGggggctcagcacagctcacatCGGGTGCTGTAGGGCTGAGGCCGGTCACAGCTCATGACATGATGGTCACGCAGGAGCTGTTCAGCCGCTCTATGGCCGAGAGCGAGATGCGTTCGGCACCGTACGAGTTCCCCAAGGAGAGCCCCATCGAGCAGCTGGAGG
Proteins encoded in this region:
- the GNAT2 gene encoding guanine nucleotide-binding protein G(t) subunit alpha-2, coding for MGSGASAEDKEMAKRSKELEKKLQEDADKEAKTVKLLLLGAGESGKSTIVKQMKIIHQDGYTPEECMEFKAVIYGNILQSILAIIRAMSTLGIDYAESSRADDGRQLFNLADSIEEGTMPPELVDCIKKLWKDGGVQACFDRAAEYQLNDSAAYYLNQLDRITAPGYLPNEQDVLRSRVKTTGIIETQFSVKDLNFRMFDVGGQRSERKKWIHCFEGVTCIIFCGALSAYDMVLVEDDEVNRMHESLHLFNSICNHKFFAATSIILFLNKKDLFEEKIKKAHLSICFPEYDGPNTFEDAGNYIKTQFLDLNMRKDVKEIYCHMTCATDTQNVKFVFDAVTDIIIKENLKDCGLF